One segment of Deltaproteobacteria bacterium DNA contains the following:
- a CDS encoding tRNA (adenine-N1)-methyltransferase, with translation MLEPGQLVMLLNAKDKRYFVSAQEGQVMHTNEGILHLDEVRAAGWGQQVLTHKGYPFTVMRPSLYDLVKSVKRRTQIIYPKEIGYIVMKLGIGPGCRVVEAGCGSGGLTTALAWLVGDTGKVYTYERREEFYTLCHQNLERIGLAHRVEQFHHDVSEGFHAHGADALFLDVREPSDVVRHIPNAVVPGAPIGFLLPTTNQVQDLLKAMEDGPFRQIEVLEILLRHYKPVPERLRPDDRMVAHTGFLVFARTYAELKSSDTCGDPEDQPTDDQDATSLAATD, from the coding sequence TCAACGCCAAGGACAAGCGCTATTTTGTTTCCGCCCAGGAAGGGCAGGTCATGCACACCAACGAGGGCATCCTGCACCTCGACGAGGTGCGTGCCGCCGGTTGGGGGCAGCAGGTCCTGACCCACAAGGGCTACCCGTTCACGGTCATGCGGCCCTCCCTGTACGACTTGGTCAAGTCCGTCAAACGGCGCACCCAGATCATCTACCCCAAGGAAATCGGCTATATCGTCATGAAGCTCGGCATCGGTCCGGGATGTCGCGTGGTCGAGGCCGGCTGTGGCTCCGGCGGTCTGACCACGGCCCTGGCCTGGCTGGTGGGCGACACCGGCAAGGTGTACACGTATGAACGCCGCGAGGAATTTTACACGCTCTGCCACCAGAATCTGGAGCGGATCGGTCTGGCGCATCGCGTCGAACAGTTCCATCACGACGTGTCCGAAGGATTCCATGCCCACGGCGCCGACGCCCTGTTTCTCGATGTGCGCGAGCCAAGCGACGTTGTCCGGCATATTCCGAACGCGGTGGTACCCGGCGCGCCCATCGGCTTTTTGCTGCCAACCACCAACCAGGTCCAGGATCTGCTCAAGGCCATGGAAGATGGCCCCTTTCGGCAAATCGAAGTGCTCGAGATCCTCCTGCGCCACTACAAGCCCGTGCCCGAACGGCTGCGCCCGGACGACCGCATGGTCGCGCACACGGGCTTTCTGGTCTTTGCGCGAACCTACGCCGAGCTGAAATCCTCGGATACTTGCGGTGATCCAGAGGACCAGCCCACGGACGACCAGGACGCCACGAGCCTCGCGGCCACGGACTAA